The Apibacter raozihei DNA segment ATACAAATAGCTAAGAACGGATTAGGAACTACTTATCCCAATCCGTTAGTTGGTTCGGTTATCGTTTATAAAAATCAAATTATTGGTGAAGGCTGGCACAAAAGAGCAGGACAAGCTCATGCTGAAATTAATGCTATAGATTCTGTAAAAGATAAAACTCTTTTAAAGGAAAGTGATATTTATGTGTCGCTAGAGCCTTGCTCACATTACGGTAAGACTCCTCCTTGTGCGGTAAAAATTGCAGAATTGCAATTTAAAAGAGTTATAATAGGCTCTATAGATCCAAATTCAAAAGTAAATGGAAAGGGTATATCAATAATTAAAAATTCAGGAATACCTATTGTTACAGGAATACTTGAAAATGAATGTTATAATTTAAACAAGAGATTTTTTACCTTTCATATAAAAAAAAGACCGTATATATTTCTTAAATGGGCGGAAACCCTTAATAAAAAAATTGACAACGGTGAGGATAGAGATTCTCCTTTCTGGATAAGCAATCCTTATTCATTACAAAAAACACATTTAATCAGAAGTCAGGAAGAATCCATCCTTGTAGGGAAAAATACCGCAGTAACAGATAACCCTGCACTTACCTGCCGTTCTATTCATGGAAGCAATCCTTTACGAATTCTTATAGACAGACGACTGGATGTTCCGGAATCTTTCCGATTATACAACTCTGAAGCTCCTACCTTAATATTCAACGAAAAGAAAAATTTAAAAAAAGAGTTCACTGAATATATACGGATTGATTTCTCAGAAAATATATATACCCAAATATTAAATAATCTTTATTTAAGAAATATTCAATCATTGATTGTTGAAGGTGGTAGACAAACTCTACAAAATTTTATAGACAACTCTCTTTGGGATGAAGCTATAATTACTACTTCAAACACGATTGTTAAAAACGGAACAGATTCTCCTACTCTTTTTGGTAACATTACCCATCAGGAATATATAAACAC contains these protein-coding regions:
- the ribD gene encoding bifunctional diaminohydroxyphosphoribosylaminopyrimidine deaminase/5-amino-6-(5-phosphoribosylamino)uracil reductase RibD, whose product is MIEQDENYIRRCIQIAKNGLGTTYPNPLVGSVIVYKNQIIGEGWHKRAGQAHAEINAIDSVKDKTLLKESDIYVSLEPCSHYGKTPPCAVKIAELQFKRVIIGSIDPNSKVNGKGISIIKNSGIPIVTGILENECYNLNKRFFTFHIKKRPYIFLKWAETLNKKIDNGEDRDSPFWISNPYSLQKTHLIRSQEESILVGKNTAVTDNPALTCRSIHGSNPLRILIDRRLDVPESFRLYNSEAPTLIFNEKKNLKKEFTEYIRIDFSENIYTQILNNLYLRNIQSLIVEGGRQTLQNFIDNSLWDEAIITTSNTIVKNGTDSPTLFGNITHQEYINTNLITYIQNLSGQ